From a region of the Gossypium raimondii isolate GPD5lz chromosome 10, ASM2569854v1, whole genome shotgun sequence genome:
- the LOC105776619 gene encoding ENHANCER OF AG-4 protein 2 isoform X2: MAGSRKKGGKKAKIKNLSLGDLVLAKIKGFPAWPAQISRPEDWKQEPDPKKYFVQFFGTQEIAFVPPVDIQAFTSETKNKLSSKCHIKTKYFVQAVKEICVAYDELQEEKCRGLGDETDGPKPGCEASTVDGVEVDGVEANLKDETAAVAIGEEASSNGKTDFASSVGCCLRRGENNNEDIKTSVLVHADDSSNPVMSAEGKHKISNGEQPKKEVSSPSSLDKPSPITEEFSDDKIANANSTKKTLREDQKSKNMAPEPKKRTEEGQKGSSSAVKVLRDDKSEGCLDWSGSEERLKDRGKGKVSGIGTRKFSQDTLKADSNYSGGKKAKELPKTKSKFKASDDVQDTVANSKAETTGKKKRCEPGLGKAKLGTVESLRPAKKSKFVDMKNDASKGSLGKKMKSSSSISNVRDKEVKKSKLKKSTSHVISSRAPTVTSSDVSGDEAVLPLSKRRQQALEAMSDSASLNSDDKIGSNPVELKSDAPSSNVKTSATPLPKRRRAVCLFVDDEEDPETPVHEGFARNVKVTPVGSGPSQSIDVNHVTTVNAQYSVGNSAHNENGGPEEAFSQLENDSGSPLRPQTAERKPSAHASITPERSEAEVLSVKEAKAVLISPRKSPPLVSATKQVEQHKTTKATVKVSSNGTRKKALSGSVKGSVVVSDALKSSQNQFLSQRSDFFREDRSSLLTDSKTPDSAVSMKHLIAAAQAKRRQAHSQQYSLGNPSSIFVSMSDVQGASPSSAVQSFPSAVDNVMQVDVQGFAHQTNLHSPSALGHESGSRDQQDAEETEGRRASSGRMATGSSLSGGTEAAVARDAFEGMIETLSRTKDSIGRATRLAIDCAKYGIANEVVELLIRKLESEPSYHRKVDLFFLVDSITQCSHNQKGIAGASYIPTVQTALPRLLGAAAPPGASARENRRQCLKVLRLWLERKILPESILRRYMDNIGVSNDDTISGFSLRRPSRAERAIDDPIREMEGMLVDEYGSNATFQLPGLLSSNVFEDEEEDDLSISPGREAADASPLEAAPALGELETCTVTPSDRPHRILEDVDGELEMEDVSGHLKNDRPFTNYALQMDWQQQGIMEPASNSSNEFPPLPEGSPPLPPDSPPPPPPLPASPSPPPPPTSPSPPPPPPPLPTQLPPAPPSCPPPFIPQPPVPTQPSLLSQPMLPPQSAIQSSPQLAYQPPVPHEFRGTPNGNQIVQMAGNTPHGGHIDASVKSELFPQQSPCFVPGVCNSREPSGYVSSRQLDYGHNEMYLNAQSSQPSQQFQPGNAAFVQRPLAPSLPQTSSSHFSFTKPAMPPHPQHSYPQYDGWRPFVADEQWRMPAGEYNTDNQHGGWISGRNPSPCGPLFVREGYFRPPVERPSSNVGFPLTSANNLPAGAPNSGHGIFPCRPDMSAINCWRPA; this comes from the exons ATGGCTGGCAGTCGTAAAAAGGGAGGGAAGAAAgcaaaaattaagaatttaagCTTAGGCGATCTTGTTCTTGCAAAAATCAAGGGTTTTCCTGCCTGGCCTGCCCAG ATTAGCCGGCCTGAAGATTGGAAGCAAGAACCTGACCCTAAGAAATATTTTGTCCAATTCTTTGGAACACAAGAAAT AGCTTTTGTTCCCCCTGTAGATATTCAGGCATTTACTAGTGAGACGAAGAATAAATTGTCTTCCAAGTGTCATATTAAAACTAAGTACTTTGTCCAAGCAGTGAAGGAAATCTGTGTGGCATATGATGAATTACAGGAAGAAAAATGCCGAGGTTTGGGAGATGAAACTGATGGACCGAAACCTGGATGTGAGGCTTCAACTGTTGATGGGGTTGAGGTTGATGGTGTAGAGGCCAACTTAAAGGATGAAACAGCTGCAGTTGCAATTGGTGAAGAAGCCAGTAGCAATGGAAAAACTGATTTTGCTTCGAGCGTGGGGTGCTGTTTGCGCAGAGGTGAGAATAATAATGAAGATATAAAGACATCAGTTTTGGTTCATGCGGATGATAGCTCAAACCCAGTTATGTCTGCTGAGGGGAAACATAAAATATCTAATGGTGAACAACCTAAAAAGGAGGTGTCATCTCCATCATCTTTAGATAAGCCCTCTCCGATAACAGAAGAATTCTCTGATGATAAAATTGCTAATGCCAATTCTACCAAGAAAACATTAAGAGAAGATCAGAAATCAAAGAATATGGCTCCTGAGCCAAAGAAAAGAACTGAGGAAGGACAGAAAGGCAGCAGCTCAGCTGTAAAAGTTCTGAGGGATGATAAATCTGAAGGCTGTCTTGATTGGTCTGGGTCTGAGGAGCGATTGAAAGATAGAGGAAAAGGCAAAGTCTCTGGCATTGGTACACGAAAATTCTCACAAGATACTCTCAAAGCAGATTCTAATTACAGTGGTGGTAAAAAAGCAAAGGAATTGCCGAAAACCAAAAGCAAATTCAAGGCCTCTGATGATGTACAGGACACCGTGGCCAATTCCAAAGCTGAGACCACTGGTAAGAAAAAAAGGTGTGAACCAGGACTTGGAAAGGCTAAATTAGGAACAGTTGAAAGTTTACGTCCGGCCAAAAAGTCAAAGTTTGTAGATATGAAAAATGATGCCTCCAAGGGATCTCTTGgcaaaaaaatgaagagtagTTCTTCAATTTCTAATGTCAGAGACAAAGAAGTTAAAAAATCAAAGTTGAAAAAATCCACATCTCATGTTATTTCATCGAGAGCCCCAACGGTGACTAGTTCTGATGTTTCTGGTGATGAAGCTGTGCTGCCCTTATCGAAGCGTCGCCAGCAGGCTTTAGAGGCTATGTCTGATTCTGCCTCTCTTAATTCTGATGATAAAATTGGATCAAACCCTGTTGAATTGAAGAGTGATGCTCCAAGCTCCAATGTGAAAACTTCAGCTACCCCATTGCCAAAGAGGCGGAGAGCTGTTTGCCTATTTgttgatgatgaagaagatCCTGAAACTCCAGTTCATGAAGGATTTGCTCGGAATGTTAAGGTAACCCCTGTTGGCTCTGGTCCTTCACAGAGCATTGACGTAAATCATGTGACTACTGTCAATGCTCAATATAGTGTTGGAAATTCTGCCCATAATGAGAATGGTGGTCCCGAGGAGGCTTTTTCACAATTGGAAAATGATTCTGGCTCACCTCTTCGACCGCAAACTGCCGAAAGGAAGCCTTCTGCTCATGCCTCCATCACTCCTGAAAGATCAGAAGCGGAAGTGTTGTCTGTGAAGGAGGCTAAAGCAGTCTTGATTTCCCCAAGGAAGTCTCCTCCTTTGGTTTCTGCCACCAAACAAGTTGAACAACATAAAACTACTAAAGCTACTGTTAAGGTTTCCAGTAACGGAACACGGAAGAAGGCTCTATCTGGCTCTGTTAAGGGGTCAGTTGTGGTTTCTGATGCTTTGAAGTCTTCTCAGAATCAGTTTTTAAGTCAAAG ATCTGACTTCTTTAGAGAAGATAGGAGTAGTTTATTGACCGATTCCAAGACTCCAGATTCCGCTGTGTCTATGAAGCATCTTATTGCAGCTGCCCAGGCAAAAAGGAGACAAGCTCACTCTCAACAATATTCTCTTGGAAATCCCAGTTCTATTTTTGTATCAATGTCCGATGTTCAGGGGGCAAGTCCCAGCTCTGCAGTTCAGTCTTTCCCATCTGCAGTTGACAATGTAATGCAGGTTGATGTGCAGGGATTTGCTCATCAGACAAATCTACATTCTCCATCAGCTCTTGGCCACGAGTCAGGATCCCGTGATCAACAGGATGCCGAAGAGACTGAAGGGAGAAGAGCTAGTTCAGGACGTATGGCTACTGGAAGCTCTCTCAGTGGTGGCACTGAGGCAGCTGTTGCACGAGATGCTTTTGAAGGAATGATAGAGACTTTATCGAGGACTAAAGACAGTATAGGACGTGCAACTCGCCTTGCTATTGATTGTGCCAAGTATGGCATAGCAAATGAA GTTGTTGAACTTCTCATCAGGAAGCTGGAAAGCGAGCCCAGTTATCATCGTAAAGTTGACCTGTTCTTTCTTGTTGATTCAATCACCCAATGTTCTCATAATCAGAAAG GAATTGCTGGTGCTTCTTATATCCCTACAGTTCAAACAGCATTGCCTCGGCTCCTTGGTGCAGCTGCTCCACCTGGAGCAAGTGCTCGTGAAAATCGTCGTCAATGTCTCAAG GTTTTAAGGTTGTGGCTTGAGAGGAAAATTTTACCCGAATCTATTCTTCGACGGTATATGGACAACATTGGAGTTTCAAATGATGATACAATTTCAGGATTTTCCCTGAGGCGCCCTTCTCGAGCGGAGCGTGCTATAGATGACCCTATAAGAGAAATGGAAggcatgcttgttgatgagtaTGGCAG TAATGCTACATTTCAGCTCCCTGGATTGTTGTCTTCTAATGTATTTGAAGATGAAGAGGAAGACGATCTTTCAATTAGCCCTGGCAGAGAAGCTGCTGATGCATCACCTCTAGAAGCAGCTCCTGCTTTAGGAGAGTTAGAAACATGTACGGTTACTCCGAGTGACAGGCCTCATCGCATCTTAGAAGACGTGGATGGTGAGCTTGAAATGGAAGATGTTTCTGGACATCTGAAGAATGACCGGCCATTCACAAATTATGCTCTTCAAATGGACTGGCAGCAGCAGGGGATTATGGAACCAGCTTCAAATAGCTCCAATGAATTTCCTCCTCTACCAGAGGGTTCACCGCCTTTGCCCCCTGATTCTCCTCCACCCCCACCCCCTTTGCCAGCTTCTCCATCCCCACCTCCACCTCCAACATCTCCATCGCCACCACCACCTCCTCCGCCTCTACCAACTCAACTTCCTCCTGCGCCACCTTCATGTCCTCCACCCTTCATACCTCAACCACCAGTACCAACTCAACCGTCACTGCTATCCCAGCCCATGCTACCACCCCAATCAGCAATACAGTCTTCTCCGCAGTTGGCATATCAACCACCTGTACCTCATGAATTCCGGGGCACACCGAAT GGTAATCAGATAGTTCAAATGGCTGGAAATACTCCTCATGGAGGCCATATTGATGCTTCTGTGAAAAGTGAATTGTTTCCACAGCAATCACCTTGCTTTGTACCAGGAGTGTGCAATTCTAGAGAGCCTTCTGGATATGTTTCTTCAAGGCAACTGGACTATGGACATAATGAAATGTACTTAAATGCTCAATCCTCTCAACCAAGTCAACAGTTTCAACCTGGTAATGCAGCCTTTGTGCAAAGACCTTTAGCCCCAAGTCTGCCACAGACCTCATCTAGCCATTTCTCATTCACAAAGCCTGCCATGCCACCACATCCTCAGCATTCGTATCCTCAATATGATGGCTGGAGGCCATTTGTTGCTGATGAACAGTGGAGAATGCCTGCTGGAGAATATAACACTGATAATCAGCATGGTGGGTGGATATCAGGAAGAAATCCATCACCTTGTGGTCCATTGTTTGTCCGGGAAG GTTACTTTAGACCACCTGTTGAAAGACCATCCTCAAATGTTGGGTTCCCCCTTACTTCTGCCAATAATTTACCAGCTGGTGCTCCGAATTCAG GTCATGGTATTTTTCCATGTCGACCAGACATGTCTGCCATTAATTGTTGGAGGCCAGCTTGA
- the LOC105776619 gene encoding ENHANCER OF AG-4 protein 2 isoform X1, with protein MAGSRKKGGKKAKIKNLSLGDLVLAKIKGFPAWPAQISRPEDWKQEPDPKKYFVQFFGTQEIAFVPPVDIQAFTSETKNKLSSKCHIKTKYFVQAVKEICVAYDELQEEKCRGLGDETDGPKPGCEASTVDGVEVDGVEANLKDETAAVAIGEEASSNGKTDFASSVGCCLRRGENNNEDIKTSVLVHADDSSNPVMSAEGKHKISNGEQPKKEVSSPSSLDKPSPITEEFSDDKIANANSTKKTLREDQKSKNMAPEPKKRTEEGQKGSSSAVKVLRDDKSEGCLDWSGSEERLKDRGKGKVSGIGTRKFSQDTLKADSNYSGGKKAKELPKTKSKFKASDDVQDTVANSKAETTGKKKRCEPGLGKAKLGTVESLRPAKKSKFVDMKNDASKGSLGKKMKSSSSISNVRDKEVKKSKLKKSTSHVISSRAPTVTSSDVSGDEAVLPLSKRRQQALEAMSDSASLNSDDKIGSNPVELKSDAPSSNVKTSATPLPKRRRAVCLFVDDEEDPETPVHEGFARNVKVTPVGSGPSQSIDVNHVTTVNAQYSVGNSAHNENGGPEEAFSQLENDSGSPLRPQTAERKPSAHASITPERSEAEVLSVKEAKAVLISPRKSPPLVSATKQVEQHKTTKATVKVSSNGTRKKALSGSVKGSVVVSDALKSSQNQFLSQRSDFFREDRSSLLTDSKTPDSAVSMKHLIAAAQAKRRQAHSQQYSLGNPSSIFVSMSDVQGASPSSAVQSFPSAVDNVMQVDVQGFAHQTNLHSPSALGHESGSRDQQDAEETEGRRASSGRMATGSSLSGGTEAAVARDAFEGMIETLSRTKDSIGRATRLAIDCAKYGIANEVVELLIRKLESEPSYHRKVDLFFLVDSITQCSHNQKGIAGASYIPTVQTALPRLLGAAAPPGASARENRRQCLKVLRLWLERKILPESILRRYMDNIGVSNDDTISGFSLRRPSRAERAIDDPIREMEGMLVDEYGSNATFQLPGLLSSNVFEDEEEDDLSISPGREAADASPLEAAPALGELETCTVTPSDRPHRILEDVDGELEMEDVSGHLKNDRPFTNYALQMDWQQQGIMEPASNSSNEFPPLPEGSPPLPPDSPPPPPPLPASPSPPPPPTSPSPPPPPPPLPTQLPPAPPSCPPPFIPQPPVPTQPSLLSQPMLPPQSAIQSSPQLAYQPPVPHEFRGTPNGNQIVQMAGNTPHGGHIDASVKSELFPQQSPCFVPGVCNSREPSGYVSSRQLDYGHNEMYLNAQSSQPSQQFQPGNAAFVQRPLAPSLPQTSSSHFSFTKPAMPPHPQHSYPQYDGWRPFVADEQWRMPAGEYNTDNQHGGWISGRNPSPCGPLFVREAGYFRPPVERPSSNVGFPLTSANNLPAGAPNSGHGIFPCRPDMSAINCWRPA; from the exons ATGGCTGGCAGTCGTAAAAAGGGAGGGAAGAAAgcaaaaattaagaatttaagCTTAGGCGATCTTGTTCTTGCAAAAATCAAGGGTTTTCCTGCCTGGCCTGCCCAG ATTAGCCGGCCTGAAGATTGGAAGCAAGAACCTGACCCTAAGAAATATTTTGTCCAATTCTTTGGAACACAAGAAAT AGCTTTTGTTCCCCCTGTAGATATTCAGGCATTTACTAGTGAGACGAAGAATAAATTGTCTTCCAAGTGTCATATTAAAACTAAGTACTTTGTCCAAGCAGTGAAGGAAATCTGTGTGGCATATGATGAATTACAGGAAGAAAAATGCCGAGGTTTGGGAGATGAAACTGATGGACCGAAACCTGGATGTGAGGCTTCAACTGTTGATGGGGTTGAGGTTGATGGTGTAGAGGCCAACTTAAAGGATGAAACAGCTGCAGTTGCAATTGGTGAAGAAGCCAGTAGCAATGGAAAAACTGATTTTGCTTCGAGCGTGGGGTGCTGTTTGCGCAGAGGTGAGAATAATAATGAAGATATAAAGACATCAGTTTTGGTTCATGCGGATGATAGCTCAAACCCAGTTATGTCTGCTGAGGGGAAACATAAAATATCTAATGGTGAACAACCTAAAAAGGAGGTGTCATCTCCATCATCTTTAGATAAGCCCTCTCCGATAACAGAAGAATTCTCTGATGATAAAATTGCTAATGCCAATTCTACCAAGAAAACATTAAGAGAAGATCAGAAATCAAAGAATATGGCTCCTGAGCCAAAGAAAAGAACTGAGGAAGGACAGAAAGGCAGCAGCTCAGCTGTAAAAGTTCTGAGGGATGATAAATCTGAAGGCTGTCTTGATTGGTCTGGGTCTGAGGAGCGATTGAAAGATAGAGGAAAAGGCAAAGTCTCTGGCATTGGTACACGAAAATTCTCACAAGATACTCTCAAAGCAGATTCTAATTACAGTGGTGGTAAAAAAGCAAAGGAATTGCCGAAAACCAAAAGCAAATTCAAGGCCTCTGATGATGTACAGGACACCGTGGCCAATTCCAAAGCTGAGACCACTGGTAAGAAAAAAAGGTGTGAACCAGGACTTGGAAAGGCTAAATTAGGAACAGTTGAAAGTTTACGTCCGGCCAAAAAGTCAAAGTTTGTAGATATGAAAAATGATGCCTCCAAGGGATCTCTTGgcaaaaaaatgaagagtagTTCTTCAATTTCTAATGTCAGAGACAAAGAAGTTAAAAAATCAAAGTTGAAAAAATCCACATCTCATGTTATTTCATCGAGAGCCCCAACGGTGACTAGTTCTGATGTTTCTGGTGATGAAGCTGTGCTGCCCTTATCGAAGCGTCGCCAGCAGGCTTTAGAGGCTATGTCTGATTCTGCCTCTCTTAATTCTGATGATAAAATTGGATCAAACCCTGTTGAATTGAAGAGTGATGCTCCAAGCTCCAATGTGAAAACTTCAGCTACCCCATTGCCAAAGAGGCGGAGAGCTGTTTGCCTATTTgttgatgatgaagaagatCCTGAAACTCCAGTTCATGAAGGATTTGCTCGGAATGTTAAGGTAACCCCTGTTGGCTCTGGTCCTTCACAGAGCATTGACGTAAATCATGTGACTACTGTCAATGCTCAATATAGTGTTGGAAATTCTGCCCATAATGAGAATGGTGGTCCCGAGGAGGCTTTTTCACAATTGGAAAATGATTCTGGCTCACCTCTTCGACCGCAAACTGCCGAAAGGAAGCCTTCTGCTCATGCCTCCATCACTCCTGAAAGATCAGAAGCGGAAGTGTTGTCTGTGAAGGAGGCTAAAGCAGTCTTGATTTCCCCAAGGAAGTCTCCTCCTTTGGTTTCTGCCACCAAACAAGTTGAACAACATAAAACTACTAAAGCTACTGTTAAGGTTTCCAGTAACGGAACACGGAAGAAGGCTCTATCTGGCTCTGTTAAGGGGTCAGTTGTGGTTTCTGATGCTTTGAAGTCTTCTCAGAATCAGTTTTTAAGTCAAAG ATCTGACTTCTTTAGAGAAGATAGGAGTAGTTTATTGACCGATTCCAAGACTCCAGATTCCGCTGTGTCTATGAAGCATCTTATTGCAGCTGCCCAGGCAAAAAGGAGACAAGCTCACTCTCAACAATATTCTCTTGGAAATCCCAGTTCTATTTTTGTATCAATGTCCGATGTTCAGGGGGCAAGTCCCAGCTCTGCAGTTCAGTCTTTCCCATCTGCAGTTGACAATGTAATGCAGGTTGATGTGCAGGGATTTGCTCATCAGACAAATCTACATTCTCCATCAGCTCTTGGCCACGAGTCAGGATCCCGTGATCAACAGGATGCCGAAGAGACTGAAGGGAGAAGAGCTAGTTCAGGACGTATGGCTACTGGAAGCTCTCTCAGTGGTGGCACTGAGGCAGCTGTTGCACGAGATGCTTTTGAAGGAATGATAGAGACTTTATCGAGGACTAAAGACAGTATAGGACGTGCAACTCGCCTTGCTATTGATTGTGCCAAGTATGGCATAGCAAATGAA GTTGTTGAACTTCTCATCAGGAAGCTGGAAAGCGAGCCCAGTTATCATCGTAAAGTTGACCTGTTCTTTCTTGTTGATTCAATCACCCAATGTTCTCATAATCAGAAAG GAATTGCTGGTGCTTCTTATATCCCTACAGTTCAAACAGCATTGCCTCGGCTCCTTGGTGCAGCTGCTCCACCTGGAGCAAGTGCTCGTGAAAATCGTCGTCAATGTCTCAAG GTTTTAAGGTTGTGGCTTGAGAGGAAAATTTTACCCGAATCTATTCTTCGACGGTATATGGACAACATTGGAGTTTCAAATGATGATACAATTTCAGGATTTTCCCTGAGGCGCCCTTCTCGAGCGGAGCGTGCTATAGATGACCCTATAAGAGAAATGGAAggcatgcttgttgatgagtaTGGCAG TAATGCTACATTTCAGCTCCCTGGATTGTTGTCTTCTAATGTATTTGAAGATGAAGAGGAAGACGATCTTTCAATTAGCCCTGGCAGAGAAGCTGCTGATGCATCACCTCTAGAAGCAGCTCCTGCTTTAGGAGAGTTAGAAACATGTACGGTTACTCCGAGTGACAGGCCTCATCGCATCTTAGAAGACGTGGATGGTGAGCTTGAAATGGAAGATGTTTCTGGACATCTGAAGAATGACCGGCCATTCACAAATTATGCTCTTCAAATGGACTGGCAGCAGCAGGGGATTATGGAACCAGCTTCAAATAGCTCCAATGAATTTCCTCCTCTACCAGAGGGTTCACCGCCTTTGCCCCCTGATTCTCCTCCACCCCCACCCCCTTTGCCAGCTTCTCCATCCCCACCTCCACCTCCAACATCTCCATCGCCACCACCACCTCCTCCGCCTCTACCAACTCAACTTCCTCCTGCGCCACCTTCATGTCCTCCACCCTTCATACCTCAACCACCAGTACCAACTCAACCGTCACTGCTATCCCAGCCCATGCTACCACCCCAATCAGCAATACAGTCTTCTCCGCAGTTGGCATATCAACCACCTGTACCTCATGAATTCCGGGGCACACCGAAT GGTAATCAGATAGTTCAAATGGCTGGAAATACTCCTCATGGAGGCCATATTGATGCTTCTGTGAAAAGTGAATTGTTTCCACAGCAATCACCTTGCTTTGTACCAGGAGTGTGCAATTCTAGAGAGCCTTCTGGATATGTTTCTTCAAGGCAACTGGACTATGGACATAATGAAATGTACTTAAATGCTCAATCCTCTCAACCAAGTCAACAGTTTCAACCTGGTAATGCAGCCTTTGTGCAAAGACCTTTAGCCCCAAGTCTGCCACAGACCTCATCTAGCCATTTCTCATTCACAAAGCCTGCCATGCCACCACATCCTCAGCATTCGTATCCTCAATATGATGGCTGGAGGCCATTTGTTGCTGATGAACAGTGGAGAATGCCTGCTGGAGAATATAACACTGATAATCAGCATGGTGGGTGGATATCAGGAAGAAATCCATCACCTTGTGGTCCATTGTTTGTCCGGGAAG CAGGTTACTTTAGACCACCTGTTGAAAGACCATCCTCAAATGTTGGGTTCCCCCTTACTTCTGCCAATAATTTACCAGCTGGTGCTCCGAATTCAG GTCATGGTATTTTTCCATGTCGACCAGACATGTCTGCCATTAATTGTTGGAGGCCAGCTTGA